A stretch of the Rhizomicrobium sp. genome encodes the following:
- a CDS encoding alpha/beta hydrolase, with the protein MRRFLLGILLALAAALPAAAGVTPFPKSFKAQTIATNGTTLYVRSGGHGPAVVLLHGFGDTGDMWAPLAIKLAKDHTVIVPDLRGMGSSAHPDTGYTKKNEAVDIAGVMDALKVEKADLVTHDIGNMVGYALAAQYPQRIVKWVVIDAPLPGVGNWAAQLSNPKTWHFNFHGPDEERLVAGRERIYLDRFWNELSDDPRRIDEATRRHYAAIYARPHAIHDAFEQFVAFPQDGIDNRAMLAAGGKLKMPVLALGGAKSYGLHMVDELHAVAENVSGGVIPDSGHWIMEENPEATMTLVMAFLEK; encoded by the coding sequence ATGCGCCGGTTCCTGCTTGGTATCCTTCTCGCTCTGGCGGCGGCCCTGCCGGCCGCGGCGGGGGTCACGCCGTTCCCGAAGAGCTTCAAGGCGCAGACGATCGCGACCAACGGCACGACGCTCTATGTCCGCAGCGGCGGCCACGGCCCGGCCGTGGTGCTGCTGCACGGCTTCGGCGACACGGGCGACATGTGGGCGCCGCTCGCGATCAAGCTGGCGAAGGACCACACCGTGATCGTGCCCGACCTGCGCGGCATGGGATCTTCCGCGCATCCCGACACCGGCTATACCAAGAAGAACGAGGCGGTCGACATCGCCGGCGTGATGGACGCGCTGAAGGTGGAGAAGGCGGATCTCGTCACCCACGACATCGGCAACATGGTCGGCTATGCGCTGGCGGCGCAGTATCCGCAACGCATCGTCAAATGGGTGGTGATCGACGCGCCGCTGCCCGGCGTCGGCAATTGGGCGGCGCAGCTCAGCAACCCCAAGACTTGGCATTTCAACTTCCACGGCCCGGACGAGGAGCGCCTGGTGGCGGGCCGCGAGCGCATCTATCTCGACCGCTTCTGGAACGAGCTGTCGGACGATCCCCGGCGGATCGACGAAGCGACGCGGCGGCACTATGCGGCGATCTATGCCAGGCCGCATGCGATCCACGACGCGTTCGAGCAATTCGTCGCCTTCCCGCAGGACGGCATCGACAATCGCGCGATGCTGGCGGCAGGCGGCAAGCTGAAGATGCCGGTGCTGGCGCTGGGCGGGGCGAAATCCTACGGCCTGCACATGGTCGACGAGCTGCACGCGGTGGCGGAGAATGTGAGCGGCGGCGTCATTCCCGACAGCGGCCACTGGATCATGGAAGAGAATCCCGAGGCGACGATGACGCTGGTGATGGCGTTCCTGGAAAAATAG
- a CDS encoding ATP-binding protein, whose amino-acid sequence MRHHAATRSATYDTGEGPPGLDLSVAVFDRATRLARGLFESADASIILAQDGCLWRSRHADVLPPHDPFIEQVLQGGALRWIEDARLDATLRDHPLVCGPPHLCFTVAVPIRLEDGSTPGVLSVSGRRPQPFDAAKAARLEDIADFVADEWRRARAVAALAHSLHERDRALERSAQTESRLQIALALADVHVWEIDYKRRELSKAGAEDTFFAVPQTFESLSRNLFATIDPRDHESVAAAWRDHVENGTPFRPVYRICRPDGAEAWAQASIKFFFDGDGRPLRMVGAVQNITARKQTERALMAAKEEADAANRAKSAFLATMSHELRTPLNAILGFSEMIKEQIVGPVQDRYVDYANDIHASGQHLLDLVNDVLDISKLEAGKFELHESEFGLGNMLAEVIGSFRGLAEAAGIAIRSESAGLPALRADRRLLKQVLLNLISNALKFTGRGGAITVAAASAPGAELALRVSDTGIGMSPDEMAVALIPFGQVESSIARESKGTGLGLPIAKALMQLHGGDLFLDSAPGRGTSVTITLPAARVLERREASGALR is encoded by the coding sequence ATGAGGCACCACGCCGCCACGCGCAGCGCGACGTACGACACCGGCGAAGGGCCGCCCGGCCTGGACCTGTCGGTGGCGGTGTTCGATCGCGCCACGCGCCTGGCGCGCGGCCTGTTCGAGTCGGCCGACGCCTCCATCATCCTGGCGCAGGACGGCTGCCTGTGGCGCAGCCGCCACGCGGATGTCCTGCCGCCGCACGACCCCTTCATCGAGCAGGTGCTGCAGGGTGGCGCGCTGCGCTGGATCGAGGACGCGCGGCTGGACGCCACGCTGCGCGATCATCCGCTCGTCTGCGGCCCGCCCCATCTGTGCTTCACGGTCGCGGTTCCGATCCGCCTGGAGGACGGCTCGACGCCCGGCGTGCTCAGCGTCTCGGGGCGCCGGCCTCAGCCCTTCGATGCCGCCAAGGCGGCGCGGCTGGAGGACATCGCCGATTTCGTCGCCGACGAATGGCGGCGCGCCCGGGCGGTGGCGGCGCTCGCGCATTCGCTGCATGAGCGCGATCGCGCGCTCGAGCGGAGCGCGCAAACGGAATCGCGCCTGCAGATCGCGCTCGCGCTGGCCGACGTCCATGTCTGGGAGATCGATTACAAGCGGCGCGAATTGAGCAAGGCCGGGGCGGAGGACACGTTCTTCGCCGTGCCGCAGACCTTCGAGAGCCTCTCCCGGAACCTCTTTGCGACCATCGATCCGCGCGATCACGAGTCGGTGGCGGCGGCATGGCGGGATCATGTCGAGAACGGCACGCCGTTCCGGCCGGTCTACCGCATCTGCCGTCCCGACGGGGCGGAGGCCTGGGCCCAGGCGTCGATCAAGTTCTTCTTCGACGGCGACGGCCGGCCGCTGCGGATGGTCGGCGCCGTGCAGAACATCACCGCGCGCAAGCAGACCGAACGGGCGCTGATGGCGGCCAAGGAAGAGGCCGATGCCGCCAACCGCGCCAAGAGCGCGTTCCTCGCGACGATGAGCCACGAATTGCGCACGCCGCTGAACGCCATCCTGGGCTTCTCCGAGATGATCAAGGAGCAGATCGTGGGTCCGGTGCAGGATCGCTATGTCGACTATGCCAACGACATCCATGCGAGCGGGCAGCACCTGCTGGACCTGGTGAACGACGTCCTCGACATCTCCAAGCTCGAAGCCGGCAAGTTCGAGCTGCACGAATCCGAGTTCGGCCTCGGCAACATGCTGGCGGAGGTGATCGGGTCGTTCCGCGGCCTGGCGGAGGCGGCGGGCATAGCGATCCGCTCCGAATCCGCCGGTCTGCCGGCGTTGCGCGCCGACCGGCGCCTGCTGAAACAGGTCCTGCTCAACCTGATCTCCAACGCGCTGAAATTCACCGGCCGCGGCGGCGCGATAACCGTCGCCGCCGCGTCGGCGCCGGGCGCCGAGCTGGCGCTGCGCGTGTCCGACACCGGCATCGGGATGTCGCCGGACGAGATGGCGGTGGCGCTGATCCCGTTCGGGCAGGTCGAATCCAGCATCGCGCGCGAATCCAAGGGCACGGGCCTCGGCCTTCCCATCGCCAAGGCGCTCATGCAGCTGCATGGCGGCGATCTTTTCCTCGACAGCGCGCCCGGCCGCGGCACCAGCGTGACAATCACCCTGCCGGCCGCGCGCGTGCTGGAGCGGCGGGAGGCGAGCGGCGCGCTGCGATAA
- a CDS encoding peptide chain release factor 3 — protein sequence MSLAHEAARRRTFAIISHPDAGKTTLTEHLLLLGGAIHAAGRVKARGEARRAKSDWMKIEQERGISVTSAVMTFEFEHAVFNLLDTPGHEDFSEDTYRTLTAADSAVMVIDAAKGIEAQTRKLFEVCRLRDIPIMTFVNKMDREARDPLELLDEIADQLQLECAPMVWPVGMGQNFRGTIDLYTEKFTPFGDNTLARLSPEEKDKLDEDVELARAGMPRFDHGTYREGHQTPVYFGSALKNFGVRDLLSALAKNAPPPGPAPTQARSVEPTDAEVTGFVFKVQANMDPNHRDRVAFLRLASGRFRRGMKLTQSGTKKSIGVHNPILFFAQERETVDEAWPGDIIGIPNHGVLRVGDTLSESGEVVFTGIPNFAPEILRRVRLADPMKQKHLTRALESLAEEGVTQVFKPQIGASWIVGVVGPLQLDVLKSRLNAEYGLDADLEPAPYETARWIGGSEAELEKFAASNRGGMAADRDGAPVFLAKSAWEVGYVTDKFPNITLAKTRERHDVNAEK from the coding sequence ATGAGCCTCGCCCACGAAGCGGCCCGCCGCCGGACCTTCGCGATCATCTCGCACCCGGACGCCGGCAAGACCACGCTGACCGAGCACCTTTTGCTGCTCGGCGGCGCGATCCATGCCGCGGGCCGGGTCAAGGCGCGCGGCGAGGCGCGGCGCGCCAAGTCCGACTGGATGAAGATCGAGCAGGAACGCGGCATCTCCGTCACCTCCGCGGTGATGACCTTCGAGTTCGAGCACGCGGTGTTCAACCTGCTCGACACGCCGGGCCATGAGGATTTCTCGGAAGACACCTACCGCACGCTGACCGCGGCCGACAGCGCGGTGATGGTGATCGACGCCGCCAAGGGCATCGAGGCGCAGACCCGCAAGCTGTTCGAGGTCTGCCGGCTGCGCGACATCCCGATCATGACCTTCGTCAACAAGATGGACCGCGAGGCGCGCGATCCGCTGGAGCTGCTGGACGAGATCGCCGACCAGCTCCAGCTCGAATGCGCCCCGATGGTCTGGCCGGTCGGCATGGGACAGAATTTCCGCGGCACCATCGATCTGTATACGGAGAAGTTCACGCCGTTCGGCGACAACACGCTGGCGCGGCTTTCCCCGGAAGAGAAGGACAAGCTCGACGAGGACGTCGAGCTGGCGCGCGCCGGCATGCCGCGCTTCGACCACGGCACCTATCGCGAGGGCCACCAGACGCCGGTCTATTTCGGCTCGGCGCTGAAGAATTTCGGGGTGCGCGACCTGCTCTCGGCGCTGGCGAAGAACGCGCCGCCGCCCGGACCGGCGCCGACCCAGGCGCGGTCCGTCGAGCCGACCGATGCGGAAGTCACCGGTTTCGTGTTCAAGGTCCAGGCCAACATGGATCCCAACCACCGCGACCGTGTCGCCTTCCTGCGGCTCGCCTCGGGCCGCTTCCGCCGCGGGATGAAGCTCACCCAGTCGGGGACGAAGAAATCCATCGGGGTGCACAATCCGATCCTGTTCTTCGCGCAGGAGCGCGAGACGGTGGACGAGGCCTGGCCCGGCGACATCATCGGCATCCCGAACCACGGCGTGCTCCGGGTCGGCGACACGCTGTCGGAATCGGGCGAGGTGGTGTTCACCGGCATCCCGAACTTCGCGCCGGAGATCCTGCGCCGCGTCCGCCTCGCCGATCCGATGAAGCAGAAGCACCTGACGCGCGCGCTCGAGAGCCTGGCGGAAGAGGGCGTCACCCAGGTCTTCAAGCCGCAGATCGGCGCGTCCTGGATCGTCGGCGTGGTCGGGCCGCTGCAGCTCGACGTGCTCAAGTCGCGGCTCAACGCCGAATACGGCCTCGACGCCGATCTCGAGCCCGCGCCCTATGAAACGGCGCGCTGGATCGGCGGCAGCGAAGCGGAGCTGGAGAAATTCGCCGCCTCCAACCGCGGCGGCATGGCGGCGGACCGCGACGGCGCGCCGGTGTTCCTGGCCAAGAGCGCCTGGGAGGTCGGCTACGTCACCGACAAATTCCCGAACATCACCCTCGCCAAGACCCGCGAACGCCACGACGTCAACGCGGAAAAGTAA
- a CDS encoding DUF5615 family PIN-like protein, with translation MRWLADECLHAEIVRYLRASGHDVVYAAEVARQTSDRALADQAAADGRILLTEDKDFGEIVFAELRKTLGIVLLRIPPRLWAVKCRRLQDAITSEGDALYARYTVIDETRTRSQPLPGD, from the coding sequence TTGCGCTGGCTCGCGGACGAATGCCTGCATGCCGAAATTGTCCGCTATCTTCGCGCAAGTGGCCACGATGTGGTGTATGCGGCTGAGGTCGCGCGTCAGACATCCGATCGCGCGCTGGCTGATCAAGCGGCGGCGGACGGCCGCATACTGCTGACGGAAGACAAGGACTTCGGAGAGATCGTCTTCGCCGAACTCCGCAAGACGCTGGGCATCGTTCTGCTTCGTATCCCGCCCAGGCTCTGGGCAGTCAAATGCCGGCGACTGCAAGACGCGATCACCTCTGAAGGCGATGCCCTGTATGCGCGGTACACCGTCATAGACGAGACGCGTACGCGGTCGCAGCCGTTGCCCGGCGACTGA
- a CDS encoding DUF433 domain-containing protein, protein MKHERIEVNPEVMMGKPVIKGTRLTVEHIMRELAGGMTAGEILDAHPRLTATDVEAARLFADLYMTLPAAE, encoded by the coding sequence ATGAAGCACGAGCGCATCGAGGTCAATCCCGAGGTGATGATGGGCAAGCCGGTCATCAAAGGCACCCGTCTGACTGTCGAGCACATCATGCGCGAACTGGCAGGCGGAATGACGGCCGGTGAGATTCTTGATGCTCACCCGCGTCTGACCGCGACCGATGTCGAGGCCGCACGCCTGTTCGCGGATCTATATATGACGTTGCCGGCGGCCGAGTAG
- a CDS encoding TMEM175 family protein — MRIYNIIAGRNRERLAALSDGVFAFAMTVLVLDIRPPALAGIADEAALAHALWQLGPRLLTFVMSFMTLGIFWVGQQTQHDALSHSDRSYTWLHLGFLMAVCVLPFSTALLAEFITFRLALLVYWFNILALGMLLLAGWYRAKAFGLVSAEAPQGVDDAFLNRVLRAQALYAVGAALCVFSTWWSIAMIFTVQLIYVIGPRFWPLDRL, encoded by the coding sequence ATGCGAATCTACAACATCATTGCGGGGCGCAACCGGGAACGGCTCGCCGCGCTGTCGGACGGCGTCTTCGCCTTCGCGATGACCGTGCTGGTGCTCGACATCCGCCCGCCCGCGCTGGCCGGCATCGCGGACGAGGCGGCGCTGGCGCATGCGCTGTGGCAGCTCGGCCCGCGCCTCCTGACCTTCGTGATGAGCTTTATGACCTTGGGCATCTTCTGGGTGGGGCAGCAGACCCAGCACGATGCGCTCAGCCACAGCGACCGGTCCTACACCTGGCTGCATCTGGGCTTCCTGATGGCGGTCTGCGTGCTGCCCTTCTCCACCGCGTTGCTGGCGGAGTTCATCACCTTCCGCCTCGCGCTGCTGGTCTACTGGTTCAACATCCTCGCGCTGGGCATGCTGCTCCTGGCCGGCTGGTACCGCGCCAAGGCGTTCGGCCTCGTCAGCGCCGAGGCGCCCCAGGGCGTCGACGACGCCTTCCTGAACCGCGTGCTGCGGGCCCAGGCGCTCTACGCCGTCGGCGCGGCGCTCTGCGTCTTCTCGACCTGGTGGAGCATCGCGATGATCTTCACCGTGCAGCTGATCTACGTGATCGGGCCGCGCTTCTGGCCGCTCGACCGGCTGTAG
- a CDS encoding GNAT family N-acetyltransferase — MEVVGITRSKGALCAEILAALPDWFGSAEANAAYVRAVEHLPVFAALENGVAQGFLALKRHTPHAFEIHVMGVRPAQHRRGAGRALVQGAAAHAGQAGARFLTVKTLAPSHPDPAYAETRAFYEASGFLALEEFPLLWNPENPALMLALAL, encoded by the coding sequence ATGGAGGTCGTCGGGATCACCCGGTCCAAAGGTGCGCTCTGCGCCGAAATCCTCGCTGCGCTGCCGGACTGGTTCGGCAGCGCCGAAGCCAATGCCGCCTATGTCCGCGCGGTCGAGCATTTGCCGGTGTTCGCGGCGCTGGAGAATGGCGTCGCGCAAGGCTTCCTGGCCCTGAAGCGCCATACCCCGCATGCCTTCGAGATCCATGTGATGGGCGTCCGGCCGGCGCAGCATCGCCGCGGCGCAGGCCGCGCGCTGGTGCAAGGCGCGGCCGCCCATGCCGGGCAGGCCGGGGCGCGGTTTCTGACCGTGAAGACGCTCGCGCCATCCCACCCCGATCCGGCCTATGCCGAGACCCGTGCCTTCTACGAAGCGTCGGGATTCCTGGCCCTCGAGGAATTTCCGCTGCTGTGGAATCCCGAGAATCCGGCGCTGATGCTGGCCCTCGCGCTGTGA
- a CDS encoding DUF1491 family protein: MLPRLKSGLFVRALIRRAEVAGAQAYVARKGIEESGAVLLKINRLDGSILVLTQARDGAGALIWARPLGDWTDEEKARGYLERQIGYDPDLWIVEIEDRAGRSFVDEPIV; this comes from the coding sequence ATGCTCCCACGCCTCAAATCCGGCCTGTTCGTACGTGCCCTGATCCGCCGCGCCGAAGTCGCCGGCGCCCAGGCCTATGTCGCGCGCAAGGGGATCGAGGAGTCCGGCGCGGTGCTGCTGAAGATCAACCGTCTCGACGGCAGCATCCTTGTCCTCACCCAGGCGCGCGACGGTGCGGGCGCGCTTATCTGGGCGCGGCCGCTCGGCGACTGGACGGATGAAGAGAAGGCGCGGGGCTATCTCGAGCGCCAGATCGGCTACGATCCCGATCTGTGGATCGTGGAGATCGAGGACCGCGCCGGCCGCAGCTTCGTCGACGAACCGATCGTGTGA
- a CDS encoding PAS domain-containing sensor histidine kinase yields the protein MRRLFISVQASKAAVGSVLSLVFVSVVGRPDAAEAIAIAGLMAPALLALLAFTRLPLGWLESAALAVFASLIGYLAALTGGVLSPLVVWFALVPAEAALAGGRPAVLRAAVAAAAAVLVVAAIGAVGALPVSRLPIPLWEMYAASVLAAVIQAALIAAAAQDRQRAADEAAAEGAAMYRFLADNAMDLITRHSSDGRIRFASPAAQAILDLPPQELIGMAPASLVHPDDLRIMQAAIMESSYYARAASAEVRMRRRDGSYVWVEIRCRPAPRGAGEASDIVAVTRDISERKAQERELIAARDAAEGANRAKSSFLANMSHELRTPLNAIIGFSEVMTREMFGPVGSAKYLEYSRLIHESGNHLLELINSVLDMSKIEAGKLDLFEEVFDLEETAEAAIRFVKLHAERAGVALKLGVAPGARMVFADKRAIKQMLINLLTNGVKFTPRGGDVRVRATLDHRGIEIAVADSGVGISAKDLERLGRPFEQVEGEHVRSKEGTGLGLALVKALAALHGGEATLESTLGEGTTVRIRLPFAAVGEDGEAVRLREAKIIPFKGAA from the coding sequence TTGCGCCGTCTCTTCATTTCCGTGCAGGCCTCCAAGGCCGCGGTGGGCTCCGTCCTCTCCTTGGTCTTCGTATCGGTCGTCGGCCGGCCGGACGCTGCGGAAGCCATCGCCATCGCCGGTTTGATGGCGCCGGCGCTGCTGGCGCTCCTCGCCTTCACGCGCCTTCCGCTGGGCTGGCTCGAATCCGCGGCGCTTGCGGTGTTCGCCTCGCTGATCGGCTATCTCGCGGCGCTGACCGGCGGCGTGCTGTCGCCGCTGGTCGTGTGGTTCGCGCTCGTCCCGGCCGAGGCCGCCCTGGCCGGTGGACGCCCGGCGGTGCTGCGGGCCGCGGTCGCGGCCGCCGCCGCGGTGCTGGTCGTGGCCGCGATCGGCGCGGTGGGGGCGCTGCCCGTCTCGCGCCTGCCGATCCCGCTTTGGGAGATGTATGCCGCCTCGGTGCTCGCCGCGGTGATCCAGGCGGCGCTGATCGCCGCCGCGGCCCAGGACCGCCAGCGCGCCGCCGACGAGGCGGCCGCCGAAGGCGCCGCGATGTACCGCTTCCTCGCCGACAACGCGATGGACCTGATCACGCGCCATTCCTCCGACGGCCGCATCCGCTTCGCCAGCCCGGCGGCGCAGGCGATCCTCGACCTGCCGCCGCAGGAGCTGATCGGCATGGCGCCGGCCAGCCTGGTGCATCCCGACGATCTCAGGATCATGCAGGCGGCGATCATGGAATCGTCCTACTACGCCCGTGCCGCTTCGGCCGAGGTGCGGATGCGGCGGCGCGACGGGTCTTATGTCTGGGTCGAGATCCGCTGCCGTCCCGCGCCGCGCGGCGCCGGGGAGGCCTCCGACATCGTCGCGGTGACGCGCGATATCTCCGAACGCAAGGCGCAGGAGCGCGAACTGATCGCGGCCCGCGACGCGGCGGAGGGCGCCAACCGCGCCAAATCGAGCTTTCTCGCGAATATGAGCCACGAGCTGCGCACGCCGCTCAACGCCATCATCGGTTTCTCCGAAGTCATGACGCGGGAGATGTTCGGCCCGGTCGGCAGCGCGAAATACCTGGAATATTCCCGGCTGATCCACGAATCCGGCAATCACCTGCTCGAGCTGATCAACTCGGTGCTCGACATGTCGAAGATCGAGGCCGGCAAGCTCGACCTGTTCGAGGAGGTCTTCGATCTCGAAGAGACCGCCGAAGCCGCGATCCGGTTCGTCAAGCTGCATGCCGAGCGCGCCGGCGTCGCCCTCAAGCTCGGCGTCGCGCCGGGCGCGCGCATGGTCTTCGCCGACAAGCGCGCCATCAAGCAGATGCTGATCAACCTGCTCACCAACGGCGTGAAGTTCACCCCGCGGGGCGGCGACGTCCGGGTACGGGCGACCCTCGACCATCGCGGCATCGAGATCGCCGTCGCCGATTCCGGCGTCGGCATCTCGGCGAAGGATCTCGAGCGTCTCGGCAGGCCCTTCGAGCAGGTCGAAGGCGAGCATGTCCGCTCCAAGGAAGGCACCGGGCTCGGCCTTGCCCTCGTCAAGGCCTTGGCCGCATTGCATGGCGGCGAGGCCACCTTGGAGTCGACGCTTGGCGAGGGCACGACGGTACGCATCCGCCTGCCCTTCGCGGCCGTCGGCGAGGACGGCGAAGCGGTCCGCTTGCGCGAAGCCAAAATCATCCCGTTCAAGGGCGCGGCCTGA
- a CDS encoding PAS-domain containing protein: MGLANAQKVRAVADEAPLTGILPDALDCLRIAITIYDAGERLVYANQHLDYLFRKLPKRDALLGLCYGDIVRLEAAGGEIADSALSGGVEAFVARRRGQLVSGDFRPFDLPLADGRILEIKSRRTAAGGWIALWSDVTLARHALGRLESAIELSADAFAFFDHADRLVVCNRDYAALHGRKLESIRGASFRELLADAVGRGRVRIEGDAEAWIERRLDLHRSPAGAMTLELTSGIAYLVRDRRTRDGHVTVLTDITDERRVEAALVKTKAELAHSQSRAESQASYLADLTRRLDAAATSADTTKKTLLRTMSHELKTPLNAIIGFSDLLEQMAERFDAAQVREYASLIHAGGRNLLRLINQILDLTKLAAGRYEPRPARIDVGGALWLAKDGYAERAGAKGLTIDADGAPVGLVTLADEHAFEQIVTQLMDNAVAFTPEGGTIWLSATTAGTQIGLRIADSGPGVKAEDLARVIEPFEQAGRSTTDHTNGAGLGLTLVKAFAELHGGALRIESEPGRGFAATVELPSAGPVSSSSN; encoded by the coding sequence GTGGGGCTGGCGAATGCACAGAAAGTGCGCGCGGTCGCCGATGAGGCGCCGCTGACCGGCATATTGCCGGATGCACTCGATTGCCTGCGGATCGCGATCACGATCTACGATGCGGGCGAGCGGCTGGTCTATGCCAATCAGCATCTCGACTACCTGTTCCGCAAGCTGCCCAAGCGCGACGCGCTGCTCGGGCTTTGCTATGGCGACATCGTGCGGCTGGAAGCGGCCGGCGGCGAGATCGCCGACAGCGCTTTGAGCGGCGGCGTCGAAGCCTTCGTGGCGCGGCGGCGCGGCCAGCTCGTCAGCGGCGACTTCCGGCCTTTCGACCTGCCGCTCGCCGACGGCCGCATCCTGGAGATCAAGTCGCGGCGCACCGCCGCGGGCGGCTGGATCGCGCTGTGGAGCGACGTGACGCTGGCGCGGCACGCGCTGGGCCGGCTGGAAAGCGCCATCGAGCTGTCGGCCGACGCCTTCGCCTTCTTCGACCACGCCGACCGCCTCGTCGTGTGCAACCGGGACTATGCGGCGCTGCACGGCCGCAAGCTCGAGAGCATACGCGGCGCCTCGTTCCGCGAGTTGCTGGCCGACGCCGTGGGCCGCGGCCGGGTGCGCATCGAAGGCGACGCGGAGGCCTGGATCGAGCGCCGCCTCGACCTGCACCGTTCGCCGGCCGGCGCGATGACGCTGGAGCTGACCTCGGGCATCGCCTATCTGGTGCGCGACCGCCGCACGCGCGACGGCCACGTCACCGTGCTGACCGACATCACCGACGAGCGCCGCGTCGAAGCCGCGCTGGTCAAGACCAAGGCCGAGCTGGCGCACAGCCAAAGCCGGGCCGAAAGCCAGGCGTCCTATCTGGCGGATCTGACCAGGCGCCTCGATGCCGCCGCGACCTCGGCCGACACGACCAAGAAAACGCTGCTGCGCACCATGAGCCACGAGCTCAAGACGCCGCTCAACGCGATCATCGGCTTCTCCGACCTCTTGGAGCAGATGGCGGAGCGCTTCGACGCCGCGCAGGTCCGCGAATACGCCTCGCTGATCCATGCCGGAGGCCGCAACCTGCTGCGCCTGATCAACCAGATCCTCGACCTCACCAAGCTGGCGGCGGGACGCTATGAGCCGCGGCCGGCGCGGATCGATGTCGGCGGCGCGCTGTGGCTCGCCAAGGACGGCTATGCCGAACGGGCCGGAGCCAAGGGCTTGACGATCGACGCGGACGGCGCCCCTGTCGGCCTGGTCACGCTGGCCGACGAACACGCCTTCGAGCAGATCGTCACGCAGCTCATGGACAATGCGGTGGCGTTCACGCCGGAAGGGGGCACCATCTGGCTCAGCGCCACGACGGCGGGCACGCAGATCGGCCTGCGCATCGCCGACAGCGGCCCGGGCGTGAAGGCGGAAGATCTCGCCCGCGTCATCGAACCGTTCGAGCAGGCGGGCCGCTCGACCACCGACCACACCAACGGCGCGGGTCTCGGCCTCACCTTGGTCAAGGCCTTCGCCGAGCTGCATGGCGGCGCGCTGCGCATCGAGAGCGAGCCGGGCCGCGGCTTCGCCGCCACGGTCGAGCTGCCGAGCGCGGGACCTGTCTCCTCTTCATCCAATTGA
- a CDS encoding MaoC family dehydratase: MSFDPQTHRVVPLRGFDELTLGEVFALPSRTLTEANFAAFQTVSLDNHPIHYDTEYCRRLGYKAPLAHGLQVLSFTAAGAGLFPHVIGEKLIGFIEVSAKFLKGVFPGDTLYPALTIAELTRQNSTGIVAMRATVHNQARELVLDGVHRYLMRL; this comes from the coding sequence ATGAGCTTCGATCCGCAAACCCATCGCGTCGTGCCGCTGCGCGGCTTCGACGAGCTGACCCTGGGCGAGGTGTTCGCCCTGCCCTCCCGCACCCTCACCGAGGCCAATTTCGCCGCCTTCCAGACGGTGAGCCTCGACAACCATCCGATCCATTACGACACCGAATATTGCCGCCGGCTCGGCTACAAGGCGCCGCTGGCGCATGGCCTGCAGGTGCTGAGCTTCACCGCGGCCGGAGCCGGGCTGTTTCCGCATGTGATCGGCGAGAAGCTGATCGGCTTCATCGAGGTGAGCGCGAAATTCCTCAAAGGCGTCTTTCCCGGCGACACGCTGTATCCCGCGCTCACCATCGCCGAACTGACGCGGCAGAACAGCACCGGAATCGTCGCGATGCGCGCCACGGTGCACAACCAGGCGCGCGAGCTGGTGCTGGACGGGGTGCACAGATACCTGATGAGGCTGTGA
- a CDS encoding DUF6456 domain-containing protein: protein MSAAGEIEREARRVFCKLLVPGAHLRPGGDGLYRIASREDAARRSAPLGAAVVDAFVKAGWLRRAGGAKCYVLSDAGEGWLARATADDEPFAAQHQLRRTRLVTDPQGRTQRVVTDDAESPLSRLKQRGLLTGAQFDAGEKLRRDFTLARLMPRLGVDYSAPVVLGRRGQKGESDFNDVVLAAKQRFANAMRAAGPGLGDLLFDVCCHLRGLEEAERANAWPSRAGRVVLGIALDRLAEHYGLHTRGKARLRAWAMEESQSIP, encoded by the coding sequence ATGAGCGCCGCCGGCGAGATCGAACGCGAGGCGCGCCGCGTCTTCTGCAAGCTGCTGGTGCCCGGCGCGCATTTGCGCCCCGGCGGCGACGGGCTCTATCGCATCGCGAGCCGCGAGGATGCGGCGCGGCGCAGTGCCCCGCTCGGCGCGGCGGTGGTCGATGCCTTTGTGAAAGCGGGCTGGCTCCGCCGCGCCGGCGGCGCGAAATGCTATGTGCTCAGCGACGCGGGCGAGGGCTGGCTGGCGCGTGCCACCGCCGATGACGAGCCCTTCGCCGCGCAGCACCAGCTGCGCCGCACGCGGCTGGTGACGGATCCGCAGGGCCGGACGCAGCGGGTCGTGACGGACGATGCCGAATCGCCGCTGTCGCGCCTCAAGCAGCGCGGCCTGCTGACCGGGGCGCAGTTCGATGCCGGCGAGAAGCTGCGCCGCGATTTCACCCTGGCGCGGCTGATGCCGCGGCTGGGCGTCGACTATTCGGCGCCGGTGGTGCTGGGGCGGCGCGGCCAGAAGGGCGAAAGCGATTTCAACGACGTCGTGCTCGCCGCCAAGCAGCGCTTCGCCAATGCGATGCGCGCCGCAGGGCCCGGCCTGGGCGATCTCCTGTTCGATGTCTGCTGTCACCTGCGCGGCCTCGAAGAGGCCGAGCGCGCCAATGCCTGGCCGAGCCGCGCCGGCCGCGTGGTGCTCGGCATCGCGCTCGACCGGCTGGCGGAGCATTACGGCCTGCACACGCGCGGCAAGGCCCGGCTGCGCGCCTGGGCGATGGAGGAATCGCAATCCATCCCGTGA